The Silene latifolia isolate original U9 population chromosome X, ASM4854445v1, whole genome shotgun sequence genome contains the following window.
CAAAGTACAGTTTACGCTTCTGAATGTGATTCAGAATAAATTGGAGTGTTTTAGTTTCATCTGTCTACTTAGAACTCATTTCTGAATGTCATTGTCTATATACATTTCATCTTGTTTGCAATTTGATTTCATTCGGTGCTTATGTTCTCTGAATGCATTATATCCTTCTGTTACTAAATCTATTGACCGGTATTACTTCTGTGAAACGGCAGCATTGTCAAACAAGTAGTCGAGGGATCACCTCAGACCCTACTGGAGTCCGTAACTCACAAAATTGCTTCTGCCACCTTTACTACGTTCCCTCGAATTGCTGCTGTACGCATAAAGCTAGGAAAACCTCATGTTGCAGTAGAAGGCCCAGTGGATTATCTGGGAGTTGAGATTTTTAGGACACGAAAAGATTTTCCTGCGACAGCAAGTTGATTGATAAAGCTGAGCAACGCCGTCTCCTCCCTCCCCtcttctgtttctttttcttgctCTGGCATGTGTGATTTTCTCTGCAACTGTGCATTCTTTACAACTCTTGCTGAGTCACAGTTTGTTTTTGTGATAAATTTCTGTTAAGGAGATGCCCTTTGGAATTCCGGAAATAAAGTAAAATTTCT
Protein-coding sequences here:
- the LOC141622863 gene encoding dihydroneopterin aldolase 2-like, coding for MNDDDQLMKGDKLVLRGLKFHGFHGVLAEERKLGQKFLVDMDAWLDLRQAGLSDRLSDTISYAEIYSIVKQVVEGSPQTLLESVTHKIASATFTTFPRIAAVRIKLGKPHVAVEGPVDYLGVEIFRTRKDFPATAS